In Indicator indicator isolate 239-I01 chromosome 28, UM_Iind_1.1, whole genome shotgun sequence, one DNA window encodes the following:
- the TRUB2 gene encoding pseudouridylate synthase TRUB2, mitochondrial: MAAVPAGLFAVYKPAGVAWVRVREAVETRLLRELNAAPGRAPRQHVRFLPAPAHDDGETTRLVAVRVPVLADHPFVRGPQFRRLKIGAGHRLDVKASGVFVLGIGHGNKLLTDLHNCHLTKVYTVGGLFGKATDDFSDTGKLVEKTTFDHVTREKLERILAVIQGTNHKALLMHSDIDMKTQEAYELAVRGLIRPMGRSPPIITAIRCLQLALPEFQLEIHCLHETQQYLRKVVHEIGLELKSSAVCTQVRRIRDGVFTLDDALLRTQWNLQNIQNAILDCQLKVKTELERTLGLQAERHLHKVDVEKAQAAES, translated from the exons ATGGCGGCGGTACCAGCCGGCCTCTTCGCGGTGTACAAACCGGCGGGAGTGGCGTGGGTCCGCGTCCGTGAGGCGGTGGAGACGCGGCTGCTGCGCG AGCTGAACGCGGCACCGGGCCGTGCCCCACGGCAGCATGTCCGCTTCCTGCCGGCTCCAGCCCACGATGACGGCGAGACTACGAGGCTGGTAGCCGTGAGGGTGCCGGTGCTGGCCGACCACCCTTTCG TCCGAGGCCCGCAGTTCAGGCGGCTGAAGATCGGCGCGGGTCACCGGCTGGACGTGAAGGCCTCGGGAGTCTTCG taCTTGGCATAGGCCATGGGAACAAGCTCCTCACTGACCTGCACAACTGCCACCTGACCAAG GTTTACACCGTTGGTGGGCTGTTTGGTAAAGCCACTGATGACTTCTCAGACACAGGGAAGCTAGTAGAGAAGACAACATTTG ATCATGTCACAAGAGAAAAGCTGGAACGGATTCTTGCTGTCATTCAAGGAACAAATCATAAGGCCTTGCTGAT GCATTCTGATATTGACATGAAAACACAAGAGGCATATGAGCTGGCTGTCAGAGGGCTGATTCGCCCCATGGGAAGAAGCCCTCCAATAATCACAGCGATCCGGTGCCTCCAGCTTGCGCTTCCGGAGTTCCAGCTAG AAATTCATTGCTTGCATGAGACTCAGCAATACCTCCGAAAAGTAGTTCATGAGATTGGTCTGGAGCTCAAATCATCTGCTGTGTGCACACAAGTGAGAAGAATACGTGATGGTGTTTTCACACTGGATGATGCTCTGCTGAGAACCCAGTGGAATCTGCAAAATATACAGAATGCAATTTTGGACTGTCAGCTTAAAGTGAAAACAGAGTTAGAGAGAACACTGGGCCTTCAGGCTGAGAGGCATCTTCACAAGGTAGATGTGGAGAAggcccaggctgcagagagctga
- the GOLGA2 gene encoding golgin subfamily A member 2 isoform X2 → MADGSRQSRLAAAKKKLKEYQQKNNPGATAGTKKKRKTKEGSRPETPTNDQQPPESIQNILKVLVSDLNRSNGVAIPSLDKRKAYFDTDVAARNAEQLATDVPVLSKSNSLPSCGSVLPVPESMQLTQIHVAEDHKNALDGNKSISSTESLRQLSEQLNGLVSQSTSYVNGETAVSSTSIKEMETRYQELAVALDSSNLTNKQLVTKIEELKQHNQEAVNQLEKEKKEFEQKFSKEQAALREQLQVHIQTIGILVSEKSELQTALGHTQQAARQKSGEAENLAARLHSSRQRVSELERTLSSISMQQKQSEKHNKELTKERDNLKLELYKRSKSSEEIKQQNSELSEKVHSLVSQNSAMKLDMEDLHKKLEMAELMIQQFSDQTGSLDANQQLQMALEEKAILETQVSQLSESLHQLQAERDQYVEKLKEEGSVWQQRVQQLSEQVHAVSEEKEKHMAQIRELEANVTELLSKSAVKPMDIEPSPAAGPTAAVLGLQEEIQQLQQEKEELLEQYQAQVRDNEQLSHLNREQEEQLLELEKAVQHYREECVDRQQILEDLQSDKATISRALSQNRELKEQLAELQNGFVRLTNENMEVTSALQSEQHIKKELAKKLGQLQENLGELKEALELKAQEARGLQEQRDQYYSHLQQYTMAYQQLSAEKEELHKQYLLQTQLMDRLQHEEVQGKVTVEMHLKELQQTKESLEAVAKENKELQAQISQLAADLDGRIVHRLEGDGVESEAMTEEIQKSSYVIPERFESHEEMVAFLTSVMSQVEKEREDLRQQLASQKQQCRSLLQQITALRQEQQHNLMLGGGPTVDTVPVEVHEALKTAMEKLQSRFTELMREKVDLRERLEELEHRCIQLSGETDTIGEYIALYQSQRAILKQRHQEKEEYISRLAQDKEEMKMKLLELQELVMRLVRERNEWCSKYLAAAGGPELPVSLSEGTLPVERHREPSTTHGQGLQEVNLSDEAEQEAAVLHQPSSSPVDNKAAQPGQEDPTAKQIMQLLREIQNPQERLGSLLENPCIPFFYRADENDEVKIMVV, encoded by the exons ATGGCGGacggcagcaggcagagcagactGGCGGCGGCCAAGAAGAag ctgAAGGAATATCAGCAGAAGAATAACCCTGGAGCAACTGCAGGAACAAAGAAGAAACGCAAAACTAAAGAAGGCAGTAGACCTGAGACTCCCACCAATGATCAGCAGCCTCCAGAGAGT ATTCAGAACATTCTGAAGGTGCTGGTGTCAGACCTTAACCGCTCCAATGGGGTAGCCATACCCTCATTGGACAAGAGGAAG GCATACTTTGACACTGATGTCGCCGCTCGTAATGCTGAACAGCTTGCTACCGATGTCCCTGTGCTGTCTAAAAGCAACAGCCTACCTAGTTGTGGTTCTGTTCTGCCTGTTCCTGAAAGCATGCAGCTGACACAG ATTCATGTAGCTGAGGATCATAAAAATGCTTTGGATGGGAACAA GTCTATCTCATCAACAGAAAGTCTCCGCCAGTTGTCTGAACAACTCAATGGTCTGGTTTCTCAG TCTACATCATATGTGAATGGGGAGACTGCTGTTTCTTCCACCAGTATTAAGGAAATGGAA ACACGTTACCAGGAGCTGGCAGTAGCCCTGGATTCCAGCAATCTAACTAACAAACAGCTCGTTACAAAGATAGAGGAATTG AAGCAGCATAACCAAGAAGCCGTGAATCAGCTGGAGAAG gaaaagaaggagTTTGAACAGAAATTCTCTAAAGAGCAAGCAGCACtgagggagcagctgcag gtTCACATTCAGACTATTGGAATTCTGGTTTCTGAGAAATCTGAGTTGCAGACAGCCCTTGGACATACTCAGCAAGCTGCACGGCAGAAGTCAG GAGAAGCTGAAAACCTTGCTGCTCGTTTACATTCCTCTCGCCAGAGGGTATCAGAGCTTGAGCGCACTTTGTCCTCCATCTCTATGCAGCAAAAACAGTCAGAGAAG CATAATAAAGAGCTAACGAAGGAGCGAGACAACCTGAAACTGGAACTGTACAAGCGAAg CAAAAGCAGTGAGGAAATAAAGCAGCAGAACTCAGAGCTGTCGGAAAAAGTTCATTCCCTGGTTTCCCAGAACTCAGCTAtgaagttggatatggaggatTTGCATAAAAAACTGGAAATGGCTGAGCTGATGATTCAGCAG TTCTCGGATCAGACAGGGAGTCTAGATGCAAACCAGCAGTTGCAGATGGCACTGGAGGAGAAGGCAATTCTGGAAACCCAGGTTTCTCAG CTCTCTgagtcccttcaccagctccaggCAGAAAGAGATCAGTATGTAGAGAAactgaaggaggaagggagcgTTTGGCAGCAGCGGGTACAGCAACTCTCCGAGCAG GTCCATGCAGTgtcagaagagaaggagaagcacaTGGCCCAAATTCGGGAGCTGGAAGCCAATGTGACAGAGCTTCTGAGCAAATCAG cagttaAGCCCATGGATATTgagccttccccagcagcagggcccacagcagctgtgctgggtctGCAGGAAGAGATTCAGcaactgcagcaagagaaggagGAATTGCTTGAGCAGTACCAGGCCCAGGTCCGGGACAATGAGCAGCTGAGCCATCTCAACcgggagcaggaggagcagctgctggagctggagaaggctgtgcagcACTACAGGGAGGAGTGTGTGGACAGACAGCAGATTCTGGAGGACCTGCAGAGTGACAAGGCCACCATCAGTAGGGCTCTGAGCCAAAACCGGGAGCTGAAGGAGcagctggctgagctgcagaatGGGTTTGTCAGACTG ACAAATGAAAACATGGAGGTTACAAGTGCCCTGCAGTCAGAGCAACACATAAAGAAGGAGCTGGCCAAGAAGcttgggcagctgcaggagaaccTGGGGGAGCTCAAAGAGGCG CTGGAACTGAAAGCACAGGAGGCTCGGGGTCTGCAGGAGCAGCGGGACCAGTACTACAGCCACCTGCAGCAGTACACCATGGCCTACCAGCAGCTGTCTGCTGAGAAGGAGGAGCTGCACAAACAGTACCTGCTCCAGACACAGCTGATGGATCGGCTACAGCatgaggaggttcaggggaagGTGACAGTGGAAATGCACctgaaagagctgcagcagacgAAG GAAAGTCTGGAAGCTGTagctaaggaaaacaaagagctgCAGGCCCAGATCAGTCAGTTAGCAGCAGACCTGGATGGCAGGATTGTGCACCGACTAgagg GAGATGGAGTTGAAAGTGAAGCAATGACTGAAGAAATCCAAAAATCTTCCTATGTGATACCAGAGAGGTTTGAAAGCCATGAAGAAATG GTCGCTTTCTTGACATCTGTCATGTCGCAAGTGGAAAAGGAGCGAGAAGacctgaggcagcagctggctaGTCAGAAACAGCAGTGCAGAAGCCTGCTGCAGCAAATAACAGCTCTTAGGCAGGAGCAGCAACATAACCTCATGCTGGGTGGAG GTCCCACTGTGGATACTGTTCCAGTGGAGGTTCACGAAGCTTTAAAAACTGCCATGGAGAAACTTCAG TCACGCTTCACGGAGCTGATGCGGGAGAAGGTGGATCTGAGGGAGcgtctggaggagctggagcaccgCTGCATCCAGCTGTCTGGGGAGACAGACACCATTG GGGAGTACATTGCCCTGTACCAGAGCCAGAGGGCTATCCTCAAGCAGCGGCACCAGGAGAAAGAGGAGTACATCAGCAGACTGGCTCAGGATAAGGAGGAGATGAAG atgaagctgctggagctgcaggagctggtgatGCGCCTGGTCAGGGAGAGGAATGAGTGGTGCAGCAAGtacctggcagctgctggaggcccGGAGCTGCCAGTGAGCCTGAGCGAGGGCACACTGCCCGTGGAGCGGCACAGGGAGCCGAGCACCACCCACGGCCAAG GGCTACAGGAAGTGAATTTGTCAGATGAAGCAGAGCAAGAGGCTGCTGTTCTTCACCAACCCAGTTCCTCCCCTGTTGACAATAAAGCTGCTCAGCCAGGCCAGGAGGACCCCACAGCAAAGCAAATAATGCAGCTTCTCAGAGAAATCCAGAACCCTCAGGAGAGGCTGGGCTCCCTGCTGGAAAACCCCTGCATTCCCTTCTTCTACCGTGCTGATGAGAATGATGAGGTCAAAATCATGGTAGTTTAA
- the GOLGA2 gene encoding golgin subfamily A member 2 isoform X1, with product MADGSRQSRLAAAKKKLKEYQQKNNPGATAGTKKKRKTKEGSRPETPTNDQQPPESIQNILKVLVSDLNRSNGVAIPSLDKRKAYFDTDVAARNAEQLATDVPVLSKSNSLPSCGSVLPVPESMQLTQIHVAEDHKNALDGNKSISSTESLRQLSEQLNGLVSQSTSYVNGETAVSSTSIKEMETRYQELAVALDSSNLTNKQLVTKIEELKQHNQEAVNQLEKEKKEFEQKFSKEQAALREQLQVHIQTIGILVSEKSELQTALGHTQQAARQKSGEAENLAARLHSSRQRVSELERTLSSISMQQKQSEKHNKELTKERDNLKLELYKRSKSSEEIKQQNSELSEKVHSLVSQNSAMKLDMEDLHKKLEMAELMIQQFSDQTGSLDANQQLQMALEEKAILETQVSQLSESLHQLQAERDQYVEKLKEEGSVWQQRVQQLSEQVHAVSEEKEKHMAQIRELEANVTELLSKSAVKPMDIEPSPAAGPTAAVLGLQEEIQQLQQEKEELLEQYQAQVRDNEQLSHLNREQEEQLLELEKAVQHYREECVDRQQILEDLQSDKATISRALSQNRELKEQLAELQNGFVRLTNENMEVTSALQSEQHIKKELAKKLGQLQENLGELKEALELKAQEARGLQEQRDQYYSHLQQYTMAYQQLSAEKEELHKQYLLQTQLMDRLQHEEVQGKVTVEMHLKELQQTKESLEAVAKENKELQAQISQLAADLDGRIVHRLEDGVESEAMTEEIQKSSYVIPERFESHEEMVAFLTSVMSQVEKEREDLRQQLASQKQQCRSLLQQITALRQEQQHNLMLGGGPTVDTVPVEVHEALKTAMEKLQSRFTELMREKVDLRERLEELEHRCIQLSGETDTIGEYIALYQSQRAILKQRHQEKEEYISRLAQDKEEMKMKLLELQELVMRLVRERNEWCSKYLAAAGGPELPVSLSEGTLPVERHREPSTTHGQGLQEVNLSDEAEQEAAVLHQPSSSPVDNKAAQPGQEDPTAKQIMQLLREIQNPQERLGSLLENPCIPFFYRADENDEVKIMVV from the exons ATGGCGGacggcagcaggcagagcagactGGCGGCGGCCAAGAAGAag ctgAAGGAATATCAGCAGAAGAATAACCCTGGAGCAACTGCAGGAACAAAGAAGAAACGCAAAACTAAAGAAGGCAGTAGACCTGAGACTCCCACCAATGATCAGCAGCCTCCAGAGAGT ATTCAGAACATTCTGAAGGTGCTGGTGTCAGACCTTAACCGCTCCAATGGGGTAGCCATACCCTCATTGGACAAGAGGAAG GCATACTTTGACACTGATGTCGCCGCTCGTAATGCTGAACAGCTTGCTACCGATGTCCCTGTGCTGTCTAAAAGCAACAGCCTACCTAGTTGTGGTTCTGTTCTGCCTGTTCCTGAAAGCATGCAGCTGACACAG ATTCATGTAGCTGAGGATCATAAAAATGCTTTGGATGGGAACAA GTCTATCTCATCAACAGAAAGTCTCCGCCAGTTGTCTGAACAACTCAATGGTCTGGTTTCTCAG TCTACATCATATGTGAATGGGGAGACTGCTGTTTCTTCCACCAGTATTAAGGAAATGGAA ACACGTTACCAGGAGCTGGCAGTAGCCCTGGATTCCAGCAATCTAACTAACAAACAGCTCGTTACAAAGATAGAGGAATTG AAGCAGCATAACCAAGAAGCCGTGAATCAGCTGGAGAAG gaaaagaaggagTTTGAACAGAAATTCTCTAAAGAGCAAGCAGCACtgagggagcagctgcag gtTCACATTCAGACTATTGGAATTCTGGTTTCTGAGAAATCTGAGTTGCAGACAGCCCTTGGACATACTCAGCAAGCTGCACGGCAGAAGTCAG GAGAAGCTGAAAACCTTGCTGCTCGTTTACATTCCTCTCGCCAGAGGGTATCAGAGCTTGAGCGCACTTTGTCCTCCATCTCTATGCAGCAAAAACAGTCAGAGAAG CATAATAAAGAGCTAACGAAGGAGCGAGACAACCTGAAACTGGAACTGTACAAGCGAAg CAAAAGCAGTGAGGAAATAAAGCAGCAGAACTCAGAGCTGTCGGAAAAAGTTCATTCCCTGGTTTCCCAGAACTCAGCTAtgaagttggatatggaggatTTGCATAAAAAACTGGAAATGGCTGAGCTGATGATTCAGCAG TTCTCGGATCAGACAGGGAGTCTAGATGCAAACCAGCAGTTGCAGATGGCACTGGAGGAGAAGGCAATTCTGGAAACCCAGGTTTCTCAG CTCTCTgagtcccttcaccagctccaggCAGAAAGAGATCAGTATGTAGAGAAactgaaggaggaagggagcgTTTGGCAGCAGCGGGTACAGCAACTCTCCGAGCAG GTCCATGCAGTgtcagaagagaaggagaagcacaTGGCCCAAATTCGGGAGCTGGAAGCCAATGTGACAGAGCTTCTGAGCAAATCAG cagttaAGCCCATGGATATTgagccttccccagcagcagggcccacagcagctgtgctgggtctGCAGGAAGAGATTCAGcaactgcagcaagagaaggagGAATTGCTTGAGCAGTACCAGGCCCAGGTCCGGGACAATGAGCAGCTGAGCCATCTCAACcgggagcaggaggagcagctgctggagctggagaaggctgtgcagcACTACAGGGAGGAGTGTGTGGACAGACAGCAGATTCTGGAGGACCTGCAGAGTGACAAGGCCACCATCAGTAGGGCTCTGAGCCAAAACCGGGAGCTGAAGGAGcagctggctgagctgcagaatGGGTTTGTCAGACTG ACAAATGAAAACATGGAGGTTACAAGTGCCCTGCAGTCAGAGCAACACATAAAGAAGGAGCTGGCCAAGAAGcttgggcagctgcaggagaaccTGGGGGAGCTCAAAGAGGCG CTGGAACTGAAAGCACAGGAGGCTCGGGGTCTGCAGGAGCAGCGGGACCAGTACTACAGCCACCTGCAGCAGTACACCATGGCCTACCAGCAGCTGTCTGCTGAGAAGGAGGAGCTGCACAAACAGTACCTGCTCCAGACACAGCTGATGGATCGGCTACAGCatgaggaggttcaggggaagGTGACAGTGGAAATGCACctgaaagagctgcagcagacgAAG GAAAGTCTGGAAGCTGTagctaaggaaaacaaagagctgCAGGCCCAGATCAGTCAGTTAGCAGCAGACCTGGATGGCAGGATTGTGCACCGACTAgagg ATGGAGTTGAAAGTGAAGCAATGACTGAAGAAATCCAAAAATCTTCCTATGTGATACCAGAGAGGTTTGAAAGCCATGAAGAAATG GTCGCTTTCTTGACATCTGTCATGTCGCAAGTGGAAAAGGAGCGAGAAGacctgaggcagcagctggctaGTCAGAAACAGCAGTGCAGAAGCCTGCTGCAGCAAATAACAGCTCTTAGGCAGGAGCAGCAACATAACCTCATGCTGGGTGGAG GTCCCACTGTGGATACTGTTCCAGTGGAGGTTCACGAAGCTTTAAAAACTGCCATGGAGAAACTTCAG TCACGCTTCACGGAGCTGATGCGGGAGAAGGTGGATCTGAGGGAGcgtctggaggagctggagcaccgCTGCATCCAGCTGTCTGGGGAGACAGACACCATTG GGGAGTACATTGCCCTGTACCAGAGCCAGAGGGCTATCCTCAAGCAGCGGCACCAGGAGAAAGAGGAGTACATCAGCAGACTGGCTCAGGATAAGGAGGAGATGAAG atgaagctgctggagctgcaggagctggtgatGCGCCTGGTCAGGGAGAGGAATGAGTGGTGCAGCAAGtacctggcagctgctggaggcccGGAGCTGCCAGTGAGCCTGAGCGAGGGCACACTGCCCGTGGAGCGGCACAGGGAGCCGAGCACCACCCACGGCCAAG GGCTACAGGAAGTGAATTTGTCAGATGAAGCAGAGCAAGAGGCTGCTGTTCTTCACCAACCCAGTTCCTCCCCTGTTGACAATAAAGCTGCTCAGCCAGGCCAGGAGGACCCCACAGCAAAGCAAATAATGCAGCTTCTCAGAGAAATCCAGAACCCTCAGGAGAGGCTGGGCTCCCTGCTGGAAAACCCCTGCATTCCCTTCTTCTACCGTGCTGATGAGAATGATGAGGTCAAAATCATGGTAGTTTAA
- the COQ4 gene encoding ubiquinone biosynthesis protein COQ4 homolog, mitochondrial, translating to MPRCLPRPSRLFRGRRGRGRCLCGRWDSAGVCCCDHIPVPQASAFPRSLEPWLRRPSPRQGSPKGVREVSAPFPCPVGAGPVPHCLFLVGRACLSRTELKARDERSGEKEVGVSYQLYPGHIPTSSLQKALLAAGSAVMALYDPYRHDMVAVLGETTGCLALPRLRDKMKHHPEGYRILQERPRIRLSTLDMARLQKLPAGSLGREYARFLEHNKVSPDTRMLPKFVDDEELAYVIQRYREVHDLMHTLLGMPTNMLGEVVVKWFEAVQTGLPMCVLGAAFGPVHLSARKLQVLATQLVPWAIHSGRNASCILNVYYEQRWEQPVESLQEEIGILPPPDVRV from the exons ATGCCGCGCTGCTTGCCCCGCCCCTCCAGGCTCTTCCGGGGCaggcgggggaggggaagatgCTTATGCGGGCGGTGGGACAGCGCGGGGGTCTGCTGCTGCGATCACATCCCGGTTCCCCAGGCAAGTGCTTTTCCCCGCTCCCTCGAACCGTGGCTCCGTCGTCCCTCTCCCCGGCAGGGCAGCCCTAAGGGCGTCCGGGAGGTGTCAGCCCCGTTCCCGTGCCCCGTGGGCGCTGGGCCGGTCCCTCATTGCCTGTTTCTCGTAGGCAGAGCCTGTCTGAGCCGCACTGAGCTGAAGGCCCGCGATGAACGCAGCGGGGAGAAGGAGGTGGGGGTGTCCTACCAACTGTACCCCGGACACATCCCCACCAGCTCGCTGCAGAAGGCTCTGCTTGCCGCCGGCTCGGCGGTCATGGCTCTTTATGACCCCTATAGACATG ACATGGTGGCAGTCCTTGGGGAGACCACAggctgccttgccctgcccagACTGCGAGACAAGATGAAACACCACCCAGAAGGCTACCGTATTCTCCA GGAACGGCCTCGCATCCGTCTCTCTACCCTGGACAtggccaggctgcagaagctgccagCCGGCTCCCTGGGCCGAGAGTACGCCCGGTTCTTGGAGCATAAT AAGGTTTCTCCGGACACCCGGATGCTACCTAAGTTTGTTGATGATGAGGAGCTGGCATATGTGATCCAGCGGTACCGTGAAGTCCACGACTTGATGCATACCCTGCTGGGTATGCCAACCAATATgctag gtgaggttgtggtgaagtggtttgaagctgtcCAGACAGGGCTACCCATGTGTGTCCTGGGAGCAGCATTTGGCCCTGTCCATCTCAGTGCACG AAAGTTGCAGGTCCTGGCCACCCAGCTGGTTCCCTGGGCAATTCACAGTGGGCGCAATGCCAGCTGCATCCTGAATGTCTACTACGAGCAGCGCTGGGAACAGCCAGTGGAGTCCCTGCAGGAGGAGATCGGCATCTTGCCTCCCCCAGATGTTCGAGTATGA
- the SWI5 gene encoding DNA repair protein SWI5 homolog produces MSLLCRELQSSIQALQLYIENFVLQRCPPRRVLSGKTTAPGVLRGAHGSWRAARSYPSRREAAAALAEDISLGAGTGPPRQPPRRALRKRSSGGGRPSDTVGFKSPIPSPRSCQPNGASEEALRYEIEELKQKDLALDQEIAQLLSEGYNLEELNQHISLLHEYNDIKDAGQMLLGKLAVIRGVTTKELYPKYDLELSD; encoded by the exons atgtctctcctgtgccgAGAACTTCAGAGCTCGATccaagcactgcag CTTTACATCGAGAACTTTGTTCTGCAGCGCTGTCCGCCGCGTCGAGTCCTGTCGGGGAAAACTACAGCTCCCGGCGTGCTCCGCGGCGCCCACGGCTCCTGGCGTGCCGCGCGGAGCTACCCGAGCAGGCGGGAGGCAGCCGCAGCGCTGGCCGAGGACATCTCGCTGGGCGCGGGCACTGGCCCGCCCCGACAGCCGCCCCGGCGGGCGCTGCGGAAGAG GAGCTCCGGTGGCGGCCGGCCGAGCGACACTGTGGGCTTCAAGTCTCCG ATCCCATCTCCAAGGTCCTGTCAACCTAATGGAGCCAGCGAAGAAGCCCTGCGATATGAAATTGAAGAGCTGAAACAGAAAGACCTTGCTCTAGACCAGGAAATTGCACAATTACTGTCAGA GGGCTACAACCTGGAGGAACTGAATCAGCATATCTCTCTACTCCATGAGTATAATGATATTAAAGATGCTGGACagatgctgctgggcaagctgg CTGTTATCCGAGGGGTTACTACAAAGGAGCTCTACCCCAAGTATGACCTGGAGCTTAGTGACTAG
- the SLC27A4 gene encoding long-chain fatty acid transport protein 4 yields MLRLAAFAVLLLFFRVSLELSWVQAIPALFIFYLGSGGWDFFLIFIKTIRRDVTTGLVLLNVKWQVWRHVREKNTIAKIFQKTASKYPEKTALIFQGTGESWTFRQLDEYSNQVANFFFSQGFRSGDVVALFMESCNQYVGLWLGLAKIGVETALVNSHLRMEALLHCITISSSKAVVFGVEMMEAMQEVQPSLEKSLHLFWSGEESPKSVLPGAEHLDPLLQMAQRHQPSPPDKGFLDKLFYIYTSGTTGLPKAAIVVNCRYFRMASLVFYGFGMRPSDVLYDCLPLYHAAGNIVGVGQCLLRGMTVVIRKKFSASHFWEDCVKYNCTIVQYIGEICRYLLNQPCQEAERQHRVRMALGNGLRASIWRQFMARFGIAQVAEFYGATECNCSLGNFDNNVGSCGFNSRILPGVYPIGLVKVDEDTMELIRGPDGLCISCKPGEPGQLVGRIVKSNPLQHFDGYLNQSATNKKIARDVFTKGDTAYLTGDVLVMDKYGYMYFRDRTGDTFRWKGENVSTTEVEGTLSRILNLTDVVVYGVEIPGIEGKAGMAAIADPENTCDLGSFASELQKALPLYARPVFLRFTQEVSKTSTYKFQKVELRKQGFDPALVKDRLYFLDSRQGHYLPLDQAAFDRIQSGQQKL; encoded by the exons ATGCTGCGTCTGGCTgcttttgcagtgctgctgctgttcttcagaGTCAGTCTGGAGCTGTCCTGGGTCCAGGCCATCCCTGCTCTCTTCATTTTCTACTTGGGGTCTGGTGGATGggacttcttcctcatattcaTCAAGACAATACGAAGGGACGTCAC CACGGGGCTGGTCCTCTTGAACGTGAAGTGGCAGGTATGGAGGCATGTGAGGGAGAAGAACACAATTGCCAAGATCTTCCAGAAGACAGCGAGCAAGTATCCAGAGAAGACAGCACTGATCTTCCAAGGCACGGGTGAGAGCTGGACCTTCCGGCAGCTGGATGAGTACTCCAACCAGGTGGCCAATTTCTTCTTCAGCCAAGGCTTCCGCTCCGGTGACGTGGTGGCTCTGTTCATGGAGTCCTGCAATCAGTACGTGGGTCTGTGGCTTGGCTTGGCCAAGATTGGAGTGGAGACCGCCCTTGTGAATTCCCACCTGCGAATGGAGGCCTTGCTTCACTGCATCACCATCTCCAGCTCCAAGGCTGTGGTTTTTGGGGTGGAGATGATGGAAG CAATGCAGGAAGTGCAGCCCTCCCTGGAGAAATCTCTCCATCTCTTCTGGTCTGGGGAGGAAAGCCCCAAGTCCGTGCTTCCTGGTGCGGAACACCTGGATCCCCTCTTGCAGATGGCTCAGCGGCACCAGCCAAGCCCCCCTGATAAGGGCTTTCTTG aTAAACTCTTCTACATCTACACCTCTGGCACAACAGGGCTGCCCAAGGCTGCCATTGTGGTGAACTGTCG GTACTTCCGCATGGCCAGCCTGGTGTTCTACGGCTTTGGCATGAGGCCCAGCGATGTGCTTTACGACTGCCTTCCACTGTACCATGCTGCAG GGAACATCGTCGGGGTCGGGCAGTGCTTGCTGCGGGGCATGACAGTTGTCATCCGCAAGAAGTTCTCAGCCTCGCACTTTTGGGAGGACTGTGTGAAATACAACTGCACG ATCGTGCAGTACATCGGGGAGATCTGTCGCTACCTGCTgaaccagccctgccaggaggcGGAGCGGCAGCACCGGGTGCGCATGGCGCTGGGCAATGGGCTGCGTGCCTCCATCTGGCGTCAGTTCATGGCTCGCTTCGGCATCGCCCAGGTGGCAGAGTTCTATGGAGCCACTGAGTGCAACTGCAGCCTGGGCAACTTTGACAACAAC GTTGGGTCATGTGGTTTCAACAGCAGGATCCTACCAGGTGTGTACCCCATTGGCTTGGTGAAGGTGGATGAAGACACCATGGAGCTGATCCGGGGGCCAGATGGTCTCTGTATCAGCTGCAAACCAG GGGAGCCAGGGCAATTGGTCGGCCGCATTGTCAAGAGCAACCCTTTGCAGCACTTCGATGGCTACTTGAATCAGTCAGCCACCAACAAGAAAATTGCCAGGGACGTGTTTACAAAAGGGGACACTGCTTATCTCACAG GGGATGTCCTGGTGATGGATAAGTATGGCTACATGTACTTCCGGGACCGCACCGGAGATACATTCCGCTGGAAGGGGGAGAACGTCTCCACCACAGAAGTGGAGGGGACGCTGAGCCGCATCCTCAACCTGACAGATGTGGTGGTTTATGGGGTGGAGATCCCAG GGATTGAAGGGAAGGCAGGAATGGCAGCCATTGCTGACCCGGAGAACACCTGTGACCTGGGCAGCTTTGCCAGCGAGCTGCAAAAGGCCCTGCCCCTGTATGCCCGTCCTGTCTTCCTGCGTTTCACACAGGAAGTCTCCAAGACAA GCACCTACAAGTTCCAGAAGGTGGAGCTGCGGAAGCAGGGCTTCGACCCTGCGCTGGTGAAGGACAGGTTGTACTTCCTGGACTCCAGGCAAGGCCACTACCTGCCACTGGACCAGGCAGCATTTGACAGGATCCAATCAGGACAGCAGAAGCTGTAA